A region from the Mya arenaria isolate MELC-2E11 chromosome 2, ASM2691426v1 genome encodes:
- the LOC128243792 gene encoding carboxypeptidase B-like: protein MMDVYFIIFLGLSAVGAAKNYDGYQVFKIKPEAEGQMEKLRELLKDMRLDVWKEGAIGQETHVMVNPKLLVKFLHKMQKIDLQTDVMISDVGALERAESKAMKQGSESASFDYSTYHSLAEIEAWMTDFTANAPSGIDVTKIKIGESFQGRDLNLLKVERNPSVTKPNIIMIFGSHGREWISPATALTFLNYLVSEASALTTYSWHIVPVINPDSYYRTTDAAGEEKDRLWRKTVSSHSITVNNGTKTLTCSEGVDFDHNFGRMWVGYDEKAGPDCSSETFSGLEPWSETEVQAIRDYVISTNVAAFVDIHSYGEMVLLPYSYTMTKVPHFDELMELGTISASAIESIDGHTYAVGHIPDLLTMAHGLAIDWTCKDEHILFSLAYALRDKGEFGFLLPRDQIQIAGEEFIAGVMAMVNGLP, encoded by the exons ATGATGGacgtgtattttattattttccttgGACTTTCTGCGGTGGGAGCTGCAAAGAACTATGAcgg GTACCAGGTCTTTAAGATCAAACCCGAAGCGGAAGGGCAAATGGAAAAGCTCCGTGAACTACTTAAG GATATGCGTTTAGATGTCTGGAAGGAAGGGGCTATTGGCCAAGAAACTCATGTCATGGTTAACCCGAAACTGCTCGTAAAATTTCTTCACAAAATGCAG AAAATCGATTTGCAAACTGACGTCATGATATCAGATGTCGGAGCCCTGGAAAGAGCTGAAAGTAAAGCCATGAAACAAGGTTCCGAATCTGCATCATTTGATTACTCCACTTACCATTCGTTAGCAGAG ATTGAAGCATGGATGACAGACTTCACAGCTAATGCCCCGTCTGGTATAGAtgtcacaaaaataaaaattggtgAATCATTTCAAGGACGTGATTTGAATCTCTTGAAG GTTGAGAGAAACCCAAGTGTGACCAAACCAAACATAATCATGATATTTGGTTCCCATGGTCGAGAATGGATCTCTCCTGCAACGGCATTGACTTTTTTAAACTAT CTCGTGAGCGAAGCCAGTGCGTTGACCACGTATAGCTGGCACATAGTTCCCGTAATCAACCCTGACAGCTATTATCGCACAACGGATGCTGCAGGAGAGGAAAAG GATCGCCTTTGGAGGAAAACGGTGTCTTCGCACAGTATAACCGTGAATAATGGAACTAAAACTCTAACTTGTTCCGAAGGGGTGGATTTCGATCATAATTTTGGAAGAATGTGGGTTGGATATG ATGAGAAAGCTGGCCCTGACTGCTCATCAGAAACGTTTTCTGGACTAGAACCGTGGTCGGAGACAGAGGTACAGGCGATTAGAGACTACGTCATCTCGACCAATGTAGCGGCATTTGTCGACATCCACAGCTACGGCGAAATGGTCCTTTTACCGTATTCATACACAATGACAAAGGTTCCTCACTTCGACGAACTG ATGGAGCTTGGGACTATTAGTGCATCGGCAATCGAAAGTATTGATGGACACACCTACGCCGTTGGACATATCCCTGACTTACTAA CTATGGCCCATGGATTAGCGATAGATTGGACCTGCAAGGATGAACACATCTTGTTCTCGCTTGCGTATGCGCTAAGAGACAAAGGAGAATTTGGCTTCCTACTCCCTCGAGATCAGATTCAAATAGCTGGCGAAGAATTTATTGCGGGAGTCATGGCCATGGTCAATGGACTGCCGTAG